Genomic DNA from Calonectris borealis chromosome 4, bCalBor7.hap1.2, whole genome shotgun sequence:
CATATTGTTTCCTAAAAGTTCATTGCTTCCAACTGCTTATTCCCTACTGATTATGAAATTATTATCACTTGTTTGTGacaacttccacagcaaccaatGTAATCTAAGAGTGCTATGACTTCAAGTGGAAAATAAGCACCATAAATTCATGCAAATGTCACCTGTTACAtacaaaaacagaagacaaggaaacagaaaatgtcaCATGTGAAACAGGAGTGTCAAAACAGAATATATgtcaaagttttttttcatgAAGTATTACCGCGTTCTTCTTACAATAAACATGTCAGTTCAGCACAGAAAGCTTCCAGCTGAGCACGATGCTCTCAACACCCATAAGTCAGATTGCATAGCAGATGTTACATGTAAAATCCATTAAGACCAATTAgattctacagaagaaaaaaatagtaatagcaTGCACAGGCAATCCTGCATTACACAACAGTACTGAGAGATACAgtgaaccacaaaaaaaaaaaaagacaaaagcttcaAAATGTAAATCGCAGCCTTTCCTCACAAAGAGACCAGCTAACAGAAGATCTGTTGTGTTACCTGCAGCCACGTGAAGCAAGGTCTCCTTACTTCTAGTATCCTGTCTCCAACTAGAAGCAACTTTTGTGAAGGCCATCACCTACTGCGCACCAACAGGTAATTAATCAGTGGTCCTCTATGGCAGCTTGCAACTAAGCAGCAAAAGAGTTTGAGCCTCTTTCCCAAACTGCATATACATTTCACGTCACATTAACTGACCCAAGTCACCCTCACATGTGCTAAGGTGAGAGCTTCAACAGCCTACAGATCCCTGTTAGCCTTGAGGAATGGAGCCAAGCTgtcaggagaaaaaagggaaaagtttgTGGTACACTCTGGTAGAGCCTTTTCAATACCACGTGAAAAGTTACTCCTTTTATTGGCCATTAAGAGACAGGATTTGTAATAGAGACATGGAACAGATCTGTGAGCACTTTTCAGAACTAAGCTACCAATGCAAGGTGCAAGTTAAATTCTGGCCATGTTGTAACTGCATAGACGAATGAAGCTGTCATTGCATTTATGAATGCTTGCACATCACTGGGGGCAAAGAACCTCGTGTTTTTTATAGGAATTATGCATACTAAGAAGGAAAGTCTGTCTCTGTATTTGTCAGGACATGTTGCCAAAGGCTGAAGCATTATTTCCTGGTAAGCAGTTTCAAACGACCTCTGCTTCTTCAACCAGAATTAGTCTGCAACAACTAATCCATCCCCAGATAATAAGAAATCCATAAATTAAGTAAATATATGTGTGGTATCCAAGGTGAATTTCATCTGcagtaatatttgaaaaaaatataatttccattttttaaaaaaagataggtGGTCATTTCAACTCAAAATACCTACCGAAGTTTGAGAGATACTAGAAACAGACCTGAAATCTGTTCTACAAATCATAGATTAAAGGCCACCTTTGACCTTCAAACATTCCTCAGTAGCTCTCAGTGAGAAACTCATTCAACTATTCATGACCTAAGGAAATGGGTGGAATGTATATATCCTTATATATTTTTCCAATCGCTTTGCTATCCACCATTACTAGAAAACAGATTTGTCCACAAGTCCTCAGGAGAAATGGTGAAAGAGAAGTTTGTGTGGCTGCTATAGAATTACAGACCAACAACTAATACAGTTGCAGATGCTCATGCTGTAAATAACAAGTGCAAATGCagctagggtttttttcagtggaacATAAAACTAGGTTTCTTCTCCACTAGCACCAAATTAAGTCTCAGATACTGGCCAAAACCAGAATAGGCTCCCcaaagatttttgcctttatatttttttctgtaaggcaCAGCCCAAGGTTGGACATTGTCCAAGAGAGCTCTTGAAATCAGCAACCTCCCAGCCAAAACTGCCGCCTTTCCGGGGTTCATGAGGACATGTGGCAAGGAATAAATTGAAGAATGACTGCTCTTCTCATTGTATATTAAGCTCTATTTGTGAGTGAGGAAGGAATATGGTCCTGGCAAATGCTGTTGGAGAGCCTACAGCCAGTAACCCTGACCACTCTTCTCACCCCTGGAGCAGAGCCCTAAGGCTTCCAAGGTTTCCTCTCCCTTCGGTGGATTCTTGTGCAGCTGTCCAGCAAAGTAACAGCAAGCACCCAACCCATCCAGggcatttaataataataataaagtgttGTCTTATCAATGGTCTCCATCAATTGGACATTTAGtcagtttaacaaaaaaaaaaaacaccaaacaaaaaaaacacccctccAAAAAACTAAAGCATTACTTCAGGCATTGTGTTTTGCTTGTTTCTCTTCCCATTTTGGTGATTTTTTAAGTTTCATCTCCATGTTGctatatttcagaaaaatctatCTAATCATCCAAAAACGtataaaattattaaacaaaaaggTTGCTAAATGCATAACAAGCAACCAAAATATGCTCCCCATCCTTTCAGCGTACTTTTACCTCAGCCATTTTTTTGCtctcagaagtaaaaaaaaaacaaatacaccCAAAAACATTAGGCAAAAACATAATTTGGTACAGTTCACTGAAAATTTAAGTAATTAACTGTTTTACTTTTCACAACATCGTAAGCTAGAAgactaaaaatcaaaacaaaaatcatgATGTACAACATCCAATTCATCCCTGGCATTGTTCCACATAAATCAGCGGTATTACACCAGGGATTAATTTGGAACACGGATCTGAATTAGAGCACTGTTCTATACAGCAACCTCATCataacatacacacaaaaaaaaccccaaaacattatgAGCACCACAAATGCACACAAATAATTATGCAcctaaaaatctgtttctgagcAGAACAGGCTGGGCTATTTCATAGTCTTGATAATAACAATAAGGAATTTCTGCTATTTTGAATATCAGTACATCCACTTTTCTCTGAAAGGAGATTTAATAATCATGTGAAATACTTGATAAAAGTCCACCCAGAAGAATGTAAAGCTCCTCTACAGCTCAGTTTTTACACATCCTAATGAAATATGGCCGGCAATAGGTTATGCAATGAATCttcaaaaactgttttaataTAGTTTTGAAGATTGATTTGAAGTACTTAAGTCTGCTTAGCAAAGGATGGTCACCACCTATATAATATACAGCCATGTAAACTATTTAATGAATTTCTCCTCCAAGTAGAAAACCATTCCCATTTCCCTCCTCTATTAAATAGCGTGCCTAGCTCCAGTTTTGCACACAAAACAGGTTGCTTCTGTTTAGCTGCCCTACTGGTGAAGTTAGTTAGAGGCTGCATCTCCCACCTCACCACAGAGGTAGGCAGATGCTCTACCAAAGCACCCCTCCTGCGCTCAGAGAGTGTGAGACCACGcagaggcaggagaagaaagaagtgaATGGAGAACACCTCTCTTCCACAGCCTTACTCGACTCCCAAACCCGTCAGTAAGGTTTAAAGGCTGCCTCTGCCTTTCAAAGGCAAATCTCTGCCAGGGGCTGGTGCTCTCCATCCAGCTGCGGTTTCATTACCCGAAACCCCTGCCCAGCCAGTGCCCTACATAGCACTACATACTTTGCTGGATTGAAACTCATTCGTCATCGCTCGATTTTCCTATTTGCAAGTGACCTGAAACCTGTAAGGCTACCCACAGCCAACTAGCGGAGTTGCTTAGGAGCTGTGTACTGGCTACGGAgtggtttattttctgttttccatttttttcttccccttggagCCAGACTCTTTCTTGCTCCCCGGGAAGTTGGCTGCGCCCTCGCTGCCCCTTCCCTCAGGGAGACCGTGCCCAGGCGCAGTGCGCTCACTTGGGAACGAAACGCAGCGATAAAATATTAAAACCCTTCCTTGCTCGGGGCTCCGCCGTTGCAACCTCCGCACCGCTTCGCTGGGAGGGAACGCCGCAACCCTGCGCGGCCGAGCCAGAGCTGCGCCCGCACCTCGCCCGCACCCCCCGCCTGGCcagcggggctgggaccccccgccgccgcagccccccgctccgACACCGGCGCGACGCCCCCTGGGAGACCCCGACGCGGGGCAGAGGGTGCGGGGGGGCTGGTTCTCCCCGCGGCACACTCGGCACCGAAAGGTGGGAGCAGCCCGGAGTGCTCCAAGGAGCGGGGGGAGCTACGCCTTCGCCGCGCTCCGGACGGGGCACTAGGCAGCCCTGTCCCGCCCCCCaatgcacaaaataaaatatgaactGTGGCGGAATgagaggggagagggggcagTCCCAATTTCTCTCGAGCTACATGTTGCTTTGGGACAGCAAGGGTTGGAGTGTGGGGGTGCAGATGTACTTTCTGGCCGCACACTGCCATGCAtcccccggggatgggggggggcggcaggggcgCGGGCAGCACTTACTGAAGAAGATGTACTCGGTGTAGCTGCTCCAGATCTTGTCGTCCCTGTACTGGTTGATGAAGGCGGCGGTGCCGGTGGAGTTGCAAGCCACCATGTGGAAGCCCGCCTCGGAGAGCCGGTCGAAGGCTTGCTCCAGGTAGGTGAATTTGAGGTAGAAGCGGGAGGTGTACTTCTCGGGGGGGCGGTCGGGGTCGCGGCTCTCGTTGAGGGTCTCGCCGAAGACCTCCTTGGCCAGGGCGATCCTGCCGCACACCATGATGCGGGCGACGCGGCGGAACTTGGCGTCCGCCTGGTTGTCCCGCACCGTGGTGTAGGAGCCGCGGTAGCCCACGGTGAGGAAGCCCGAGCGCTTGTCCAGCGCCGCCCGCTGCAGCCGGTCGCTGCTGCCCTGCGAGTTGCTGTCCTCCAGGTCGCTCTGGCAGCCCTCGTCGTTGAGCGAGCTCTGCTTGGTGACCTTGGGCGAGAGCAGTTTCACCAGGTCGCCCAGCTGGAAGTACTCGGCCTCCCGCAGGAGCCGCTCCTTCTCGGGGAAGTGCTCGGGCAGCGCCAGCTGCTTGTCCCGCAGGTAATCCAGCACGTACCTGAAGAGGAAGCCGTCGCGGTCGATGAAGAAGCGCGCCCGGCTGTCCCTGGGCAGCTggcgggccgccgccgggccgccccggcaGGGGGAGAACATGGTGGCCAGCGTGCTGTCCGGGACGCTGAGAAGCGTGGAGTGCCTCGTCACGTACACCTGGCCCCCCACGTTCAGCTCCACCACCTCGGGGAACGGCGAGCCCGACGGCCCCGACACCATGTCGCTGATGGGCAGGATGCTGCCGCCCGCCTCCTTCAAAGCCATGGCTGCGAGCGGGCGGCCGCGAAGGAGGGTCTCCCTCCTAAAAAAGGCGGcctcccaccccccctcccctccacccaccccacccctccttcttctcctcctccttccccccgccgcccagcgcgCCCGGAAGCGCCTGGACGgagccgccgctcccgccgccctccGGCACGGCAGCGGGCGGCACGGCCCCGGGGCGCGGCGCCGGCCCTcaccggccccgcggcgccccctcgctgccccggcggcgggaCGGACCGCGCTGGGCTGTGGGCTGGGCTGGCCCGGCGCGACCCGACCCTaccgctgcccctgccccgcctcGCCCGGCCGCGCGCtccgcccggcggcggggggcgcgggggccgcagCCGCGCTGGCCTCCAGGCCGAGCGGCCGCCAGAGCCGGCTGCCACTTGGCAAAGCGCTGCCGCGCTGCCAGGCTCGGCCCAGGGAAGAGCCAAGCCCCTACCCGGCTCCTCCCCTCGGCTGGGTGGCTTTTTTGGTTCGCTTTGGACTTTTTATCCCCCCCCTTAAAAacctcccagcctgccccagATCCCTCTGCCTCCTTTATACTGTCGCTCCGGTCGGCACTTGCAGAGTGCCAGAATGATGCTCATCCTTCCAAAAGTAGCATCCAGCAGGATGTGTGTGACAGCATTTTTCACCATCTTCCCTGTATCAGCATGCCTTTACCatgagggaaggggggggatTTAATTGAGGGCACAAAAGAAACCAGTGCTCAGCTGTGCTGGTGGTACAAATCTGACAGGCCCTGGTGGGACACAAATGCTGTGTTTGATGTCCCGCTGCTTCGCTGGGGCACAGCACACTGGGATCTTGATTTTCAGAGAAGCTTAACGTGCTCTCTAGCTTGACAATGGAATTGGGGTGATtcagagcagaaaagaaagtcaGCTGCCATTACGATCCAGATGCCAGACACGGATTTTGATTTGGAACACGTTAGCGTCTGGATTCTTGGCCGCAAAGCAACTAAATTTGTACTCTGTTTAAGCAGTagattgtttaatttttatttatttgttttttagctGGAGCCACAACTCACCTGCATCCAGATTTCTGATGCATGTACTTTCAGGCTGTGCTGCTGGAATGTGTTAGAGCACAGACCTGTGCCCATGTGTTGGATGAGAGATGTACGATTGCTCTTGCCAGTAAAAAATGAGGCCTAAACCTGACTGCATTTCTCTGACTACCCGCGCCGGATCTAAGTGTGACACTGTGGTGCTGGGTCATTCATGCATGGCAACActttagctttgttttttataATCCTTTAAAAGTTAAGGTTTCAACCCATAATTGTGCCACATAGAGGCAGGAGCCCAACTCGTTCTTCATTTTAACAAGGGTCACTTCAGGCCTGGGGGTAAAAGTCATCAGCTTGCAAGTAGGTACAGTTGCAGTCTGTTACCTCCTCACTAGCATGCGGTGATCAAGACGACCAGTCATCCGAAGCTTAGTGGCATTCGTTAAACTACTCCTGTAGACTTCTCACTTTTAAAGCAGTAACATAGACGTCTCTACAGGACTTCATCCTACCTATCTTAGATACCTCCTTTCAAGGTGGGATGAATCAGTCTATGATGCTACCTTCCTCTCTCCATTTGCTATAGACAAACCCTAAACCTATGTTTAGAGAGAACTCCTAGCTTTTACGTGGCTAATGCTAGGGGAGGCACATCCACCACCCACCCATTGGGTGGGGAGTGTTGGAAAGACTGAGCAAAGACTCCTAGAAAACTAGGTAAGTTGACTTCAAACATAAGAATTATGAGGGAGTGAAAGGGCTTGTAACAGAGAACAAATGTGCAGAAAAGATTTCTGTGGTGCCCCTTCTTGACCACTTACGGAAACCGATTAATAGTTTTGAAAATGGGGATGACTGTAAGACGCTAAGtaaaattctctctctttccttggttatttcatttgaaatgctCTTAAAGGTCAGAAAAATCATTCAAACTGCTGGGCACCAAGAAAGCAGGGCATTGTTGTTTATTGACAATTTTGTCATATGTTTCTTTAGGCTCAAATCCTTAAGGCACAAGAGGAGACAGTATTCATTGTCTTGTTCTTGCCTGCAGGGGATATTGTTTCTCaattgaaatatttctgctgatttctaAGAGGATAGATTTTACATCCACCCTCTTCTGTGTAACACGGAATAGTAGTTTGCCCATGTCTAAGACAACTTGTGCCAGAGCACTGCATGGCTGTGATACTGCAGCATCGCACCGATGAGCAGCACTGAGCTACTGCCATACCCAGTGCAGTGCCATTAGCAAGGGGACAATGGCATTTCTTCCTCATCTCCAGAAGCCCATGGCTACAGCAGAACTGTAAACCTTCTCTCTAGTGACTTGTGTTTGTAAGAATATGTAATCTAAGGATATGTAGCTTGACAAATGTTAGAGTGAGATCATTTACCACATAGGATTGCCCAAGTTTGGCAGGTTGCATAGAAGTCAtgcataaaataaatgttaacataCTACtcagggaaggaagaaatttcttctcaGGATTAtcaaggaaagaagggagaacCAGTGCTTCATTCTTTCTAGGCTCAACAGCCATTGCCTGAAGCACTTGAAAAATCCTTATACCAAATGCTTGCAGTGACTTCTGTATTAAGCTCCTGCATGCTGCCTATTACTTGGGCATGTTTTCTCTCATGGTTTCCTCTGTGAATAAGTATATGCTAGGACCAACAATGTCGTCGTCTGAGTTGATGAAAAAAGCTCATATAAACTCCAAAGGTAATTTTTcatgagaacaggcagagagaaCATACTTGTGCTCTGTGGGGTAAGAAGCATCTTCTTACACGCTTACATCATGTGTAGCGCAACAGCGTCCTGCAGTGCCATTTGAGTGAAGTCTAAGGCCAGTACAATGGAAACAAGTAAATCTGCAAGTACATAAGTAAGTATCCTTAAGCTTCAAATATGTGAAGGTTTCTGATgcttaaagcagagaaaaaaaatgcaggtgaaAATCTGCCATAATCTGTTTCCTTATCTGTGGGAGTGTTTTGAGATAGGGCTGAAGACTTCATGTAAGGGAGAATTTTTTCTGGAGATTCCCTTAGGTAGGCACATTGGTGCAAGCAGCAGGCAACCACAACACCCCCTTGGAAAGTAGCCTGGAGGGGCACAGGCAGGACATATTCCTCAGCaaaaaaacttcttttcagtgtagTCCTTCCTGCCCTGGAGTCATTCAGTGTGCTGGTCTGACCAGGCTACATGATGAATCTAGATTTATCTGAGAAGATCATGCTGAGAGAAGGGGAAACGACAGAAAGGAGGGTCAGGAAGGTCATCCAGACCACATCATGTAGATCAAGCAGGTCATCCTTATGAAAAATTCATGTAGATAAAAGTATGCATTTACTGCTGCTCAGACTGTCCAGTTCTGAAATGGAAATTAGGATATCAGGAATTAATACCTTTACTTGGCTTATTGCTCAGTCAGGTTTTGAATTGATATACCTGGCAAAAGGtaactttttttacattttaaaaatgtttcagtaatcTCTTGTGAAATTGTACTTGGtaaaaactgttaaataaaacatttagggTTTCTGAGAAGGAGAGAGGTGGAAGTGAGAGTTTCCTTCACAATAGACTTGTTTTAAAGACATACTGCtgcattacttaaaaaaaacataaaaaattgttCACTAATACAATCCAAGGTGATTCCTGCCATTACAGTCTTATTTTTTAATGTCACTGGATAACATGAAATGAAGGATACATAACCACTTTTCCaattaaattctgaaatacaTGTTATTTCTCTACTGAAAATGAACAACAAAGTAGAGGATAATGCACAAGAGAAGAACAAACACTGAAATTGGACACTTAATTGGAAGCTCTTAGAGAGAGAATGATGAAAATTCTGTAATCCCATCAAGTTAATAAATTAGGTGAACTTTTTTAGTAAGGAGAAGATTCTTCTGGCAGAAGTCAAAGGGAATTGTTCCTTTGTCCTGAATTGCAGGATCAGGCAGGAAGAGTAGTTCATCATGCAGAAAAAGTTCCAGATGATTACTATGAGCGGGTCTGCAATAATTACAGAAATCACCTAATAAGCATTTAAGATGATTATGTTGTTTTTCAAAAAGTCATCAACccaaaaaatgacattaaaattgtAGACAAGAATGTGACAAACTGCCAGCAGAATCATATTTCTAACACTGCTGTACTCTGGGTCTGTGAGCCCTATAAGTCTTGGCCACTTTCATGATTCTCTCCTCCTTTTGGttgtcatttctgtcattttcccAATTATTAACATTTCTCTGTCAAGAATTCTAAGATCTCACTTGTTCCTTTATGTCTTATTCTCTGTTGGCAACAAAGCATCATTccaaagaaatggcttttctaAAGACTCTGAGCTTGTCAATTTTCCATCCACCTAACAGTGGTCATTTCAATATATATGTTATGTTTGTTCCTTATTAGCTCTTCTCTATACCACGTTTTCCTTCTAGTCCCAAAATTCATCTTTTTTCAACCTTAAAGGTATTTATAAGTAACATTGCATTATTCCAAAATGATTGGAACTCTGTCCTACAagaatttagaaatgtttttatgtatGTAATTAATTCTCAGAGTTAAACAGAAGCACTTGTACGTGTAAAGTTAGTGCTGTGGGAATTTGTACTTTCAGGACCTAAGCAACATTGCATACATTTAGATTAGTATTATAGATTATTTAGTTGCACTGCTGGGactgaaatcagaagaaatcAGTCTGCACGCTTGATTCTGAAAATGTGGGAACTTTCTTCTTTACAGTCTGTAGTAATTCATTGCTCTAATTTAAGTTGCATTTGAAACATGGCAAGTAGTTATTAAGGTTTCAGAGATGATGCATTCTCAGGAAGAAAAGGTTTGGTGAGAAGCTTTGTCAGTCAGGTTAATCAAGGAAGAATTTAGCAAGTTTTGCTTCCCAAGGACTGGAAGTTTCAGTCACTAATAGCTAATGTATTCTAGTTGTTTTCTGACAGTATGTACGGAGGTTACCACTGTGAAGTCAGCTCCGTCATACTGTGGCTGAAGTGATTTGTTTGAATTATTCACAACAACAGCTGCATTAGCTTTATCTGACAAGTTCTTTGGGTCCAGAGTAATTtatgaaagttaaaataaagcTTGTTCTTTTATACTGTAGCTGTTTGGAGTGTTCCCTACACTGTGCTACAAtaccaaagcaaaaccaaaagaaagaatAACCCCAGGAATTATAAGGCAGTCTagcttcattaaaatatttcaattatattATTTTATCCAAACACACATGAGAATAATTTGATATTTTATGTTATTGGATTTGTTCCATGAAGAAtgcacaatttctttttcatcattAAGATTAGCACTCAGAATTAGTGTTCCCAAAGTACTTAGGCTCATAGTTCcttttcagaacagaaatgtGTCTTCTATGTGAATCTCCACTAACCTAAATCTAACTAAATTCTAACTTCATTGTAGCAAACTCTACATTTAGCATATTCTGCATATAAACACCCCCAGAGCAACAATCTGTTAGCTTGCTGTTAGTTAGGCCTAATAGCCTGAACGGATACGCAAGTGTATCCCAAGTATGACAATgacatttttctcacttttctcaGTGTAGGCTGTATTTAGATTTGAatgtactatttttttccttcttcattcatttatctttttaaaaaacatcttttaaatgtTGATCAATGTGAAGTGATCTCCATAGAAGTACTGCGTATTGATGTTCCGCTCAGCTGctcatttctttcttattctcaAGCAGCAATTTCCCAGAGCCTCTAAAATCAGCAGCCCAACGGAACAAACATATATATCTGGTACCATATTGTTTCATTATAGTGAAGTTTGGTTATATTTCCTTAACACCTGGCTCCTGAATGTTAAGCATATAACATGGTCGCTTGCTATAGCAACAGATTTTATGCAACTATGCTCCTTTTTGCTATTATCGGAACAGGGAATCTCACATTCTCTCACTGCCACTTCTTTATGAACCTAAGTTGAATCAAATCCAGAAACATCAGGTACTGCTAGCGCATCCGTGTAGTGGTACACACTTGTGCTGGAGCAGCTACAGTCTGACTGTAACTGTTTTGTCAATataagattttaattttcctgtattttgataGAGTCTACATAATCACAGTTCCCTTTGGCTTCAGCTTGTGTTTGCAGTATTCAGGAGTTCTGATAAGTAGGCACTTAATGTCTGAGTGGGTATATATCTACAGTCTAGCACACAGAAATTAATGCAGCAGTGTGTATTTCAGAAGCTCCCTACAGTAGGACAAATTGTGGCTCCACTAAACTCAGTATagatttttcctgtttgctgtaGGTTATTTAATATTGGAATGGACGATCATAATGATCTCCTTTTTCATTAAGGGAGAAAATATCAAAGGAAATATAATACACCATATTTTTTCAGTATAAGATTATGCTTGAGTCTTTAAATGCACAAAACCAAGAAATGTCATGTTTCTGGTAATATCCTAACTTGCTATATTGTACGTCGACATTTCTGTTGGCTaagtgaaaaaggaagaggaaatgttGGGCATGGCTCTGATTCTGCAAAACACTTAAGGCCAGATCTATAATAAGATACACAAGAACCTATCCTGATTCACTGAAATGGATATGAGTGAAGTGCCTAAACAGGAGGTAAGTGCTTCAATACCATTTTGGCACCGGACACATAAACACTTTTGCAATCTGTGAAGAGCCCCATTGGCTAAGATGAGAGTACTGATCAATGTAGAAGTATTCACAGGCAATGCAGGATCAGAGATTATAAGAAGTCTTTGCTTCTGTGTCAGCTATACTGATGTTTCATTAGTATGAAACAATATTTATATAGAgcataaaataataattcataatgCTTTAGAGCTTACTGTCTACCCATTTCATTCTGCTAGAGACAAAATAGCATAGTGAAATATGAATATTTGTTTGTaacttgcatatatttttcttctttctttgtgtaCTTGATATTTTCTTCCTGATGTTCCACTGAAGAACCAAATCAGAATGTAAAGATTGAATTTATTTGTCATGCAGGGGGCTGCATTCACAAAAGAAAGCTGCAGAAGATATTATAATGATAAATTAATgatagctttaaaagaaaaattatgaaagtgACAAAGCTCCAAAGAATAGCACAGTAAATTAACACATGTGAATGTAAAAGTCAGTATTAAGTACTAATAACAATGTGCATTTGATTTTGCAGCCAACGAAATTGTTGTCACCATCAAGGTGACAAGGTGATAAAAgccataaaggaaaaagaataaagtaaaatttgTAGTGGTGGACTGCCCAAAAGGATTTAGAAATGGCTGCTCCCCACATCTgagaagacaattaaaaaaaaaaaaaagtcaggatttTCACAGCTGCTAGGAAAATAGACAGAGACACATGAACACATGTGTATAAGGGGCCGATAACACCGTAAAAGGCATGTTTCAGTTGAAACACTGTACCatggttttttccttgc
This window encodes:
- the KCTD8 gene encoding BTB/POZ domain-containing protein KCTD8 — encoded protein: MALKEAGGSILPISDMVSGPSGSPFPEVVELNVGGQVYVTRHSTLLSVPDSTLATMFSPCRGGPAAARQLPRDSRARFFIDRDGFLFRYVLDYLRDKQLALPEHFPEKERLLREAEYFQLGDLVKLLSPKVTKQSSLNDEGCQSDLEDSNSQGSSDRLQRAALDKRSGFLTVGYRGSYTTVRDNQADAKFRRVARIMVCGRIALAKEVFGETLNESRDPDRPPEKYTSRFYLKFTYLEQAFDRLSEAGFHMVACNSTGTAAFINQYRDDKIWSSYTEYIFFRPPQRTVSPKQDHEGRKHDKVLDKGSESGTSCNELSTSSCDSHSEASTPQENATSTQPSTAHQPNTLTLDRPSKKAPVQWMPPPDKRRNSELFQTLISKSRETNLSKKKVCEKLSVEEEMRKCIQDFKKIHIPDYFPERKRPWQSELLQKYGL